A window of the Bufo gargarizans isolate SCDJY-AF-19 chromosome 1, ASM1485885v1, whole genome shotgun sequence genome harbors these coding sequences:
- the LOC122926599 gene encoding ecto-ADP-ribosyltransferase 5-like produces MMFLGGGYILLCLVVSIQTQTFILDMSVDAFDDQYEGCTDEMEEEVITKLLNEEKKDKEFGVTWDNATSRWRTMRLSVPRGFKDEYGIAIMAYTNNDSKVFSNFNRAVRDFNPSTFKYHSLHFFLTRGVRLLRSSCWWKPWEVYRGLRGVHFNQPTIGENIRFGQFSSSSTNKRVAENFGKDTFFTISSCFGVDVKKFSYKPKQEEILIPVDEILQVTNYTKEGNNQRYILKTTKKRCHHYNCEYLQKWGRSSSCVESEGMRILSSPVVISLLLCILASSPS; encoded by the exons ACACAAACTTTTATCCTGGATATGTCCGTCGATGCCTTCGATGACCAGTATGAAGGATGCACTGATGAAATGGAGGAAGAAGTGATAACTAAACTGCTAAATGAAGAAAAGAAGGATAAAGAATTTGGTGTCACTTGGGACAATGCAACAAGCAGATGGCGGACAATGAGACTTAGTGTACCCCGGGGATTCAAAGATGAGTACGGCATAGCCATTATGGCCTACACCAAcaatgacagcaaagtcttctcCAACTTTAACAGGGCAGTGAGAGATTTCAATCCATCCACATTCAAATACCATTCTCTGCACTTCTTCCTTACACGAGGCGTGAGGCTCCTGAGGAGCAGCTGCTGGTGGAAGCCATGGGAGGTTTATAGGGGATTGAGAGGGGTGCATTTCAATCAGCCCACCATAGGGGAAAATATTCGATTTGGGCAATTTTCCTCCAGCTCCACCAACAAGAGAGTTGCAGAAAATTTTGGGAAAGACACATTTTTCACCATCTCCAGCTGCTTTGGGGTTGATGTTAAAAAGTTTTCTTACAAACCAAAACAGGAGGAGATTCTGATACCCGTGGATGAAATTTTGCAAGTGACCAACTATACCAAAGAAGGAAATAACCAAAGATATATTCTTAAGACGACCAAGAAGAGATGTCATCACTACAACTGTGAATACCTACAGAAAT GGGGTCGGTCCAGTTCCTGTGTTGAGAGTGAAG GGATGAGGATCCTGTCATCTCCGGTGGTGATATCACTTCTCCTGTGTATCCTCGCGTCATCTCCATCATAG